TGGCTGATCTTCAAGGAGATGAGGACAATGCATTCAGGAAGATTAGGTTGAGAGCTGAAGATGTTCAGGGGAAAAATCTTCTTACCAACTTCTGGGTATGTTAGTGgctgtgtatttttttattgtgttctGTTGTTTCATGAAGAGTATATGATGAATTCTATGTATTTTTTCTACAGGGTATGGATTTTACCACCGACAAGCTTAGGTCATTGGTGCGTAAGTGGCAGACTCTCATTGAAGCTCATGTGGATGTTAAGACCACTGATAACTATACTTTGAGAATGTTCTGCATTGGGTTCACCAAGAGGCGCTCAAACCAGGTGAAGAGGACTTGTTATGCCCAATCAAGTCAAATCCGTCAGGTATTTTCACTACAATATTGCTAGTGGTTTCATTTGAACTCTGCTTTGTCTTTAACCTATTTTATACCTTATAATTATCTGTTCCAGCTTGTAGGATGTTAATTGGTGTACATTGTAATTGCATATCTCTTTTAGTCAAGCACTTATATAGCTAATTTATAGTGTATGTAGTAAATTAAGTTATATCTTTACTAGTTAATTGTTCCCTCTGATTTTGCTTATCCACCCTTATTGTTTTGCTCATAAATATCTCCTACTCCTTGTTTTGATACATACTTGACAATATGTATAGTTTTGAATCTCTGTTTATTCTTAGGAAATGGTTTGCTATGTCAGATAGCATAATAAGCTTATAtgttttcctttatctttttcaGATTCGTAGAAAGATGAGGGAGATCATGATAAACCAGGCAACTTCATGTGATTTGAAGGATCTGGTACGCAAGTTTATCCCTGAGATGATTGGAAAAGAGATTGAGAAGGCTACGTCCAGCATTTACCCACTGCAGAATGTTTTCATTCGTAAAGTTAAGATCCTGAAAGCTCCCAAATTTGATCTTGGGAAGTTGATGGAGGTATGTCTTTTATGTCCACTACTAGACTTGAAACCACTACTTTGTTCCCATTTGAATGAAAGTTACGATATTTAATGATTCCTTTACACTAGAATGTTAGTCAACCCATTTTGAGCTGTTTTGGTTATAAATTTTCCATTCGACAAATTATGATTCCAAGATATAATTATGCTATTTTTCGGTCAAAAACAGAAAACCATTGTTGAACGATCcatattattgtgttatttttcaGTTTTCTTCAGTCTGTTAATTCATTGTTAATTTTTGGTCATAGGTTCATGGAGATTACTCTGAAGATGTTGGTACAAAGGTTGAACGACCTGCAGATGAAACAATGGTTGAGGGAACCCCAGAAATTGTTGGAGCTTGATCCATTTCATAatgcatttttgtttgtttaggatGCTTCTCCTGCTTTTACCGATATTTATTCCAAAGTTTTGTTGTTGACTTGAATGTTTTTTTACTGTAATTTAAATCTGGATTTTTGGCATGTCATTTTCTAGTAATGGTATGGTATTTTAGACCTAAGCGTAAGAAGCACCTATTAATGCCTCTATTGTCTTTTTACTTTGCTTGGCTCTTATTTTGATTCTTAACTAGGCAAAcaatgcatttttattttctatgttacaaacatcaaatataaaaaattggaacaataaaaatagattcaacTTTGGCTTTACTTGATTGTAATGGTATTTGTCATATTTTGTGCTTTGtttaaatcacattacattTTGGATAACTTCTACAAACTCTACTGAAGAAATAGGGCATCCTGTTAGACTGTTTTGGCCAGGGCTTGCAGATCCTTCTGAACTCATTTCATTCATTACTGATGAATCCTGGTTGTTCCCCATTTCGTGAGTTCCACCTGCTTGTAGTTCCTCCTTGTAGTTTCTGCTTGAATATGAATCTCTTTGACAAAAATCAGTTATAACAAGCTTTTGCATATTACACAAGATTCATTCGTTCAAGGTTCCTCCGTGAATATTACAAGATTTTGGCAACCGATTTTGCTCAAGTCTATCTATATAAGTCAGCCAACTCAaattttcaagttataacaagcttttgactccattttatttgCATGTCGCTGAAAACAGACTAACATTGAGTTTAAATTTGTTGGAGAACATCGAATTTCCAGTTAGTCTTCCATGATGATAGACATAGTTTGAATAAAGATCATCTTGTTTTCTAAACGAATATGAAcatctaatttctttttttcaacGACAGAGGTAAGAACCATCATATGCATCAGTAGTCTCAATATCCATCATTAGTTTATGTTTAACACAATGAATTGAATTCCAATTTTCTATTTCAAGGTAGAGGAAATTTGATTTTGACATTCAAAAGATATTACAGCGAATGATAGATTGGAAAGAATTAGACATAGGAAGCCATCCAAATTTGGTCATGCTCTGCTTGCAAGACAGAAAATCCTGTGCAGCAAAATATGTTAGATTGGGCAATACAGAGGGCTGCATTtcaatagtcttttaaaatccaccAAATAAGCAAAAGCTAAAAAGCATATACAACTTAAATAATAGATGTCATAGAGATGGAGAACACATCATCTATCTTAATGTGTGTGATTTTGTCATAGGGTGAAAATTCTCCTATATTTTCCAAACAATTGAATCATAGTTGGGGATCAGTAAAGAGAACACTGGAGATGATCATATCTCTACTTTTTCCTTTCATGACCAAATATTTCCTAAGAACTCCCTCTTTTTGGAAACCAGCTTTCTCCAAAACTCTTTGAGACCCAGCATTTTCCACATCAACAAGAGCTTCAAGCCTTTCCAAGTAAGACAACTCACAGAATGCAACCTTAACCACTTGTTTCACAACACAAGTGGCAACCCCTTTACCCCAATATTTAGAGCCTAGAACATAGCCAAGTTCTGCACATTTGTTCCTGGATTTATCACCAGGTGAACTCGAGGATAGAGAAACACACCCAATTGCACGATCATTGATGCATATTGCTTTGCACCATAGAAACTTGGTAGCAATATTTTCAATGAAGTTGATGCCATCATCCTTGCTGGTGTAGAGTTCCCAAGAGCAGAACTTGGCCACTTTTTCATCAGTTGTCCATATCATGAGATCATCAAGGTCAGAAAGATTAAGGGGTCGGAGTGTGATTTGGGTTAGATCAATTCTCTCTTCTTTGGCACCTGGTTTGGAAGAAATAGAAGTTATCTCCATCTCAAcacttgtttctttctttttttagtgcttactcttgtgttttcttttatcttgGTTAATTTGGATGCATTAAAGTGTTGAATTTTAGGCTATTTATATAGGTCatggaaatgaaaaaaaggacAAGTAGAGTTAAAGGAAGTTGCACGGAAGAAGGTATCAAGCAAGAAAAAGGTAGTAAATAGTAAGGGATTTCAAGGCTGCTTTATGTCTCTGCCTGCCATGGTTGACTTGAATATGCATTAAAATGGATCCAAGCCTATGAAATTCTTTATATATGCTagcaaaaattatattatttttttaatacttgtagagaaaaataaattaatcatccATTATTGATATATAACTATAATCATcgcaattaaccaaaaaaatatttgtgatcaaaatacaaaatgtaATTGTTTTTATCTAAATCATATATACTCCAACACCTAAGTTATTTTTGGACAGGTTTTGACCCCTATGCTACGTTATcaacaaaattatcattaagactgtaaaaaaaaaaaaaaattatcattaaaagaACTCAGAATAATTtagactattttattttattctaaatcTTGGCTCTATCCAATAACCAACAAttgaaaatcacttttaataaattatgtcTAATGTTAGTTAATTTGGTGTCTTCTCTCTTATTACCATGATCTATGAATAACACGActtttaaatttagtttatcAAGAGACAACTCTAATCAAGGGATGGAGTTTCTCATGAACAGAGGGAGGGCCGCGACCCGATAGAAGAAAATATTTCATATGGAAATTATTAAATTACCctgatttgttttaaaaataaaattacaagagTTATACATCATATTTAGTAGACAAGTAATGAATTTGTTTTGGTCTAATGATAGTTAAAAAGCttttaatatttgatatatGCATATAGTTGAAAAATTATCCAATAGATTTCATGAGATATTGAAAAATCATAGATAGGAAgtgattttgttgttttgtgtgAATAACGACGATTCAAGAGATGGCATGTGCGACAGTGCGAGGTGTGGGTGGGTTTGTAGAGAGCAGAAACAGAATGGATAAGGCATCACCATTTTTTTGTATACATTTGATCTTCCTAGGACGCATGTTCAAATGTATATGCGAAGTATCTCATATTAGTCAATAGTCATGtacaatatgtttttttgttagagGATGTAAAATctgtttaaagaaaaaaagaaattacataCATATGAGTGGAGCATCGTTACTTTAAAACGTACACATACATatactttttcaattttaaagcATCTAAATCAATACCTTAATTACTTGATAGGAGATTGTACGATGATATATCTGGATCATGGTTCAATTAGATTGAATCGGACAaccaataaattaataaaataaaataaaaaaaattaaatgataaatgCAAAGTGTCCTTTaattttgttacatatatttaatcATAGTTGAATATCAGTAGAAAGAAGACTGAACATGATCATATCTCTGCTTTTTCCTTTAAAGAATACATACTTTCTAAGAACT
Above is a genomic segment from Medicago truncatula cultivar Jemalong A17 chromosome 5, MtrunA17r5.0-ANR, whole genome shotgun sequence containing:
- the LOC11443151 gene encoding 40S ribosomal protein S3a, whose translation is MAVGKNKRISKGKKGGKKKAADPFAKKDWYDIKAPSVFQVKNVGKTLVSRTQGTKIASEGLKHRVFEVSLADLQGDEDNAFRKIRLRAEDVQGKNLLTNFWGMDFTTDKLRSLVRKWQTLIEAHVDVKTTDNYTLRMFCIGFTKRRSNQVKRTCYAQSSQIRQIRRKMREIMINQATSCDLKDLVRKFIPEMIGKEIEKATSSIYPLQNVFIRKVKILKAPKFDLGKLMEVHGDYSEDVGTKVERPADETMVEGTPEIVGA
- the LOC11443152 gene encoding uncharacterized N-acetyltransferase p20; this translates as MEITSISSKPGAKEERIDLTQITLRPLNLSDLDDLMIWTTDEKVAKFCSWELYTSKDDGINFIENIATKFLWCKAICINDRAIGCVSLSSSSPGDKSRNKCAELGYVLGSKYWGKGVATCVVKQVVKVAFCELSYLERLEALVDVENAGSQRVLEKAGFQKEGVLRKYLVMKGKSRDMIISSVLFTDPQL